In Phoenix dactylifera cultivar Barhee BC4 chromosome 1, palm_55x_up_171113_PBpolish2nd_filt_p, whole genome shotgun sequence, the genomic stretch TATTTACATATCATATAGAAAGAGGGACAAAGGAATCTTCTTTCTCTTCGATCTTTCGGATTTCTCGATCGATTTGCGGTTCCGTGGTAAGCTCTGATGAATCTGATCTCTGAAATCTAACCGCTTGTGGTTTTTTAgagattcttttgtttttcttcatggagtctttttttttggaaaaaaaattcggTCTTTGTATGGAAGCTCGGTGGATGATGGTTGTTCTTTGATTGCTAAGATTTCCCCTTTTTCTCATCAAATTTCAGGAATCTGGGTCTTGGTTGTTGTCAATTCTGGTTGGTGTCTGGAGATCGGAtcatggtttttctttttttatttttttccctttttttttgatttggtgTTGTTTGAGGTCCTGCTTGCCTTGGTATGTGGATTACTGTGGGCTTGAAAAGATGAAACGGTAGCCAACGGAGGAGGCGTTCGCATGTTTTTCATCACTCTTCTTCAcaaaagttttgatcttttgttTCTATTAGTTTGGTTTTTCTTGTTTGTATCTTTTGGCTGGGTTTTAGGTAACTGATCTTTTTCTCATCTAGGCACAATAGGTATTCCTTTCTACTATTTCTGATTGCTCTTCTGCTTTTGATTTTTGAGTAAACGGCTGTAGCACTATTTTGCTTGTTGAATTGCCTATGTAGAACCGAGAGACATGATTTTTAGTTACCGTTTTCTAGTCTCACCTTTACTACACGCTTGGCAATTGATGTAGCCCAAATTTGAAAGCTAGGAGTGATGAATATAGCAACCAAGTCAAGTAGAACAGCTAAAATGCTTAACAATTTAAAGGATTGATATATGATCACAAGCAATAGTCTTTGATCAGATTTCTATAGATTCCAGACTCCTGTCTGCCAAATAGAAAAGAAGATCTGGACGGCAATTGGGAATAAATGATTGATACAACATTGAAAGAATCATGATCCCTAGGGAAGTGTTGATGCCCAGGGAAATGAAAAGGGAGCTTATGCATGTCGCACATGTTGCAGTAGACATTTGGATGTCTTATGATAAGCTTGAGTATTGTTAAAACATGTTGATAGAAACATTCAAATTATTAATTTTCACAATAGAATGACAGCCATCGCCAGTTTAGGTTCATTTGAATAAAGTTTTATAAGACAAGGCTATCGTTGCTAGTAAAAAGAGCCTCTGGTTTCAGGTAGGCTGAGTACAAGTAGAACATCTTGTATTAGATATGCATCAAATAACCATAGAATTAGATGAATATTAAAAAGTATGTTTTCTCTAAGTGACTAATTTTATTATTGTAACTATATTTTGAAGGGATTGTATCTCAGAAAGCTGATATCTTGTTGAATTTTACACAAGTAGATCAAAAAATGTTTCCATAATGTCCTGAAATACATGGTCTTCTTCATTTGTTCTTATCAAAAATTGTTATAAAATGTCATAGGTCTACTTTGTGGAATGCTTATATGAGAAAATCTATCAACTTAATATCTCGATGAAGTCGCATCTTATCCAACAGCAGTAGGCAAGTCGGGTACATTATGGCATGTTGCCTAAAGTTATATATGATGACACCATCAGTTTAGCATTGAGTTGCAAGTTTTGcattgagaaaaaaataatttaatgggAGATGATAACTAATTGTTGTATGTTTGTATAGGTTATTATTAGGTCTCCATCTGTTTGTATTCATAGGTGTCAGTTGTATATATGAAAACTCTATGTGAACGATATCATGAAATTTGAAGAAACATATAACATGAATGCTTTAGAATTTGGTTATAGGGAGAGGGGTAGACATAGTAAAACCTATGGAAGATCTTTCATTCATCTTACTACCTCATAGTAGGATTGATAACTCAATCTTGTTTAGTGTCTATTCAATGATGCAATTAATGGAGGAAGCTACCTTATTCTGACCTAATTAAATAGTCAGGTCTTAGCACtatgaggaggaagaagagcttCTTGTGGACATATTACCATTAACCTTTTGTTATCTTAATAGAATTTGGAGAGTGTCTCCTTATATCTCATGTGTATGCTCAGATAATATTAGCCGCACTATAGGCCATGCTTTTGTATGGACTCCAAGTGTAACCCAAACCATAGATAGAACCTTTCAGACAACAATGATAGAATTACCTTTTATGAAAAGAGGCATAATGCTTATGTCAAATTTTCAATTTCATCACCAATCAGTGAGTCAAATATATTAGTTTGTGCAAATGCATTTATATTGACACCGATGACAATGGTGCTTGGAATTTCCAAATGAACCAGTCTTCATCGTACGTTGATAATGATCTGTTGATGATTGTTTACACATTGATTTTGCTGGCTTCATATTATGACCTGATATATGGCTTAAGTTTATGAGCTGTTTTATTCCTTACTACATTAAGGGAAAATAATTTTAAGCTACAATATCTAACTACTCTCAAGTCATGGTTTAGAGGTCGGTAAAGGTATCTTAAAAATTTCTAGATAGCAGGTAGATGATGCTACTTCTTTCATAAATAACGAAATTATGTATACGGTTGCTGAGTCTTATGAACTACATAACACTACATATCTTTCTCAAAGGAAGagtacaaaagaaaatctggaatAAAGTTGGagctttttcctttaaaaaaTAGAGCAAAGCATGCTGGTTATTACCTTGTTACTTTCGATCTAGTAGATCGCTTATTTGCATACTGGACAGGGACGATGGGAAAAACAGATCTTGAAGATTCCTTTTGTTGTGAAAGCAATAATATTGTTGGCATGATTTGTTACAAAATAGTTCCAAGTTTCCGAGCGAGTATCTGTCCTTTGTACTTTTTTAACTTTTGGGTTCTTATTTGGAAAGAGCCAGTATAACATGGGAACCTATATTTGGACAATTAATTAGGAAAGCATGTCATCCATTTACATTAAAGGATTTGGGAAATTGCTAGCTTTTAATCTGTATGTTGTGTTTCTTTTTACAAACTATATTGCAAGATCATGAATTAATGATGTTTTCTGCATTTCTGTAAGTTTTTAAAATAAAGAGGTGACTGGCAGAAAATCCGCTTCGTTATCGAATTTTAGGTCCTTATGTTTTCTCCTTGTGCAGGTGGGTCCTGTTGAAACCATAAAGCTGATGCTACATACAACTAACTGTTTGTATTGAAGTACATTTTAATACTTCTTTCAAAGTTCTCAAGAGGTGTGAACATACTAGCCCTGATGCCAGGGCAAAGGAGTACCCTAGAGTCCTTCTCTGAGACATTTGAATTTGACCATGGATCGAATTCAAGTAACTCTGGCAGAGATCAGCAAATATACTGGAGTAATTTGCTTCTTAATCCAGTAGAAACCCAGAACTTACCAGGACATCTACTGTCACCTAGTGATACAAATACATTATATGGAAATATGGCCGGTCAAGAAAGTGCTAGCTTAGGTTCTTGGAGTAGAGGTGGACCTAGCTCTGGTGAGCACATACTAAACCAGGTCAGCTATGATGAAACAGAAATCGAACAGGGATGGACATCTTCTCTGACAGTTAATAGGGGAGGTGGACCAAGGATGGAAGAATCTCGGTCTGAAGCAACcaacttgctttctttggaaaatGTGAATGCAAGTCTTAACAGCAATCAGGTGGACAATGGCCAATCAATTTCACAAATTTCCAGTTCTAATGGATTTTCTCAAAATTCAGACTACAATGTAGCACATGTTGGTATAAGCAGCCAGAACCCAGAACCTGCGATGTATCCTCATCCTCATAGTTCAGGCTTCTTGCAGCATGAATATGTCTTTCCGTCAGGTAGTTCTTCTCATACTTTTGGAAATGCTTCCAGGGGTGTTGAATTTTTGTCAGATGATAGTGGAGCAAGACAAGGAGGCATACTGGATGGTCGACGCTTGTCGTGTAAGAGAAAGAACATTGAAGGAGTTCCTGGGCAGTCTTCAACAAGTGGAAGTTCAAGTTGCTTTAACCAAAATGAGAATAGTTTGTTGGGCTCTGTGTCTGCCCATCATAGTGATATTACTAGTTTAAATGGATCTAGCTCATCTAGTCATCTAACAGGTTCAGTTCGTCCTGAAGAACAACAGAACCCAAGGATTGACACCATTACAAGAGCAGTGGCTTATCATCACCATCCCTTCAATATTTCGGAAGGAAATACAGAAAGCTTTCAGAGAAATACCCGAATGAGAATAAACTCTTCGCATCAAATTAATATGTCTCCGCCTAATCCATGGCTTCAAGGGAATATTATTAGGCAACCTAATCATTGGTCTGTCCATCAACCATCTTCTTTACTTAACCCTTTAAATCAGCGAGTGGATTCTAGGCTAGGTGTTACTGGTGCAAGTCCACATGGTCAACCTCCGGCACCACTCTTTCCTGGTTTGTCTTCAAATATGCACCCTTTTCCATTGAATGGAACTGCCAATCCAAGGATTGGTAGTTCTTCAAGTTCTCAAGTCATTGCAGGTGAGCGATCAGCTGTTGAAGAGTCAAGCTCAAGGAGTGTGCCAAGGAATGATATTTCAGAGCCTCCAGTGATTGTCCCCCCATCTAATACCAGACATTTGGTGCGAGACCCAGCAAGTTGGAGTTTAACAAATGGAAGCTCAAGCATACCTGGAAATGCATTGCCTTCATCACGATCTGGCTCAGGTGCAGGGACTCATCAATCATTAGGACCAAATTGGACATCCCATCAAAATCCTCCAAGACAGCATCACCGAAGTTTATCAGAAATTGTCCGTAGATCCCTATTTCCTTCAGGTGGCTCTGAATCTAGAGGTCAGAGCATCAATTTACCTCCACGTCATGGCCATTCTTCTACCTCACAAGAGATTGGTGGCCGCCAATCTGGAGCTGGCTTCCGTGGCCATCAGCAACCACACATGAGGTCAGCACTTTTAATGGACTGGCAGGGTGATGGTGTTCCAAGCAATCCCCTGTCAATGCGCAATCTGGTAGCTGCAAGAGAGGGAAGAAGCAGGATGATATCAGAGGTATGCTTTTGGTACATTCATCTTCACGAGGGTATTTACGAGGTTTTTGTTTAATATATTATTCCTTTTCAAGATAATTGATTTTCTTGGTATAATATGAACTTTGACATTTAACGGTCATCCCAGGGAGGCTGATTGGCTAATAATCATATTTACTTATAGAGAGATAAGGACCGGTGCAATAATAAAAGCATGGGATTTATGTCTGAGTATTTTTGCTGCTTTCTACTGTTTctgttcatgaatttatctgtAAGTATATCATGGTAGATACATATGCAATTGCATGTTAACTGGGAGTACCGACCTGGGTAATGTCCTCAATGGATGTtcaaacaaatttcaaataataTCTTAACAAGCGTTATACTGGTGTGCCGAAATTTACTGGCATGACACTAGATACATTTTAAAATCAGTGGAGAAGTCAAAACTTCCAGCAAGCTCAGAATTTTTGGCTTGTTTTCTGGCCTATTCAGATGTACTCATATATGCTTCTACCACGTTCCAGTACACATCATTTTGATATGCTATCTTTATTGGCCTCTAGTCCAAGCCACTTAAGAAATTTCCTGTAAGTGCGGACTTGCATGAGAGCATCACCCATTCTAGAAGTGCTTCACCATTTTGTCTGCCATTTCCAAATATAGAGCTATTTGGAATTGCCCATATACATTCTGTCACCTTTTTTTATGGGATCTATTTAAATTGTCAAAAACAACTGCTTGTGCATGTTGTGGCTGCTGAACTGTGATGTTTCTTTCTTAAGAGTATAGATATAGAGGAATTATATTAAGTATGGCATATAAATATCATAGAGATGGAGAATAACATAATTATATTAGATACTAGATGTGCATGGTTAGAAGGAAGATGATTCATATTTCCACAGCTAAATGTGTTGGCTGCTGATAATTTCTTTCACAAAATAGTTGACCATCCCATAAACATACCTATGTATAAGACTACCATGCTACTGCTCCTAAGATGATCTGGATGGCCATCATAAGTATCCTCATTGGCTTTGCTCATCCCCCAACCGTCATAAAAAATTGGTGAACTGTCCTAAAGCGAAGGTCAGGTGAAGAGATGTGGTTTTTATCACCATGATCATTGCCGCTCTAACATCATCGTGATCATCATCATCCCTATCCTTGTGACATCCCCACCCTTAactccatcttcatctccaTCTTCATCTCCATCTCACCTCCATCTTTTCATCCCATCAGATCATCATTTCATTATTACTTCACCAGCTCTGCTTGTAGTTGCACGTATGGTTTATCATGTACTTGTGTACTATGAGCACATCTGACCAATTATCTGCTCAGCCAACTAAAACTGTTGTCAGGCAATTCCTCATTGACTAGGTAAACTTCTTAGTTTGCTGTCCATATTCAAAGACTGAAATTCCTCCCCCACCCTGACACCCCTACATATTATTCTTTTCTAACAAAAAATTGAGGCACCTAATGCTTAACCAAG encodes the following:
- the LOC103711499 gene encoding probable E3 ubiquitin-protein ligase HIP1 is translated as MPGQRSTLESFSETFEFDHGSNSSNSGRDQQIYWSNLLLNPVETQNLPGHLLSPSDTNTLYGNMAGQESASLGSWSRGGPSSGEHILNQVSYDETEIEQGWTSSLTVNRGGGPRMEESRSEATNLLSLENVNASLNSNQVDNGQSISQISSSNGFSQNSDYNVAHVGISSQNPEPAMYPHPHSSGFLQHEYVFPSGSSSHTFGNASRGVEFLSDDSGARQGGILDGRRLSCKRKNIEGVPGQSSTSGSSSCFNQNENSLLGSVSAHHSDITSLNGSSSSSHLTGSVRPEEQQNPRIDTITRAVAYHHHPFNISEGNTESFQRNTRMRINSSHQINMSPPNPWLQGNIIRQPNHWSVHQPSSLLNPLNQRVDSRLGVTGASPHGQPPAPLFPGLSSNMHPFPLNGTANPRIGSSSSSQVIAGERSAVEESSSRSVPRNDISEPPVIVPPSNTRHLVRDPASWSLTNGSSSIPGNALPSSRSGSGAGTHQSLGPNWTSHQNPPRQHHRSLSEIVRRSLFPSGGSESRGQSINLPPRHGHSSTSQEIGGRQSGAGFRGHQQPHMRSALLMDWQGDGVPSNPLSMRNLVAAREGRSRMISEIRNALDLIRRAENIRLDDIFIFDQSVFFGGGDLHDRHRDMRLDVDNMSYEELLALEERIGNVSTGLSEEMILKCLKQQKYTFAPSDSPEEVEPCCICQEEYGEGEELGTLDCGHDFHAACIKQWLTLKNSCPICKTTALAT